One part of the Acinetobacter sp. XS-4 genome encodes these proteins:
- a CDS encoding deoxyribodipyrimidine photo-lyase, with translation MSNVNQLIWFRQDLRVRDHAALWHSCQQGPSIGLVILSPEQWKIHHDAPIKINFYLRQLQQLKKELEQLNIPLIIQVIPYWKDIADYICELTHQLHIENVYSNIEVGVNELKRDKTVQQALNHQGKELFLFHDRTIFPLRSIRNQSQQPYQVFGAFKKACYSKLDISGLPHCYPIPEKQKANPDCFSNIQSLGLEDIEAFFDSSISKEQQDLWPTGENFALEQLDLFIEDHLSAYKLERDFPNAKGTSQLSPYLNLGILSIRQCLQALFRAEHGNFHLANEGQQTWLDELLWREFYQHILFDFPHVSKHIPFKKDTQKIKWNHNPEHLTAWQNGQTGIPIIDAGMRQLQKTGWMHNRVRMITAMFLCKNLLIDWRIGEQWFMKHLIDGDLAANNGGWQWCASTGTDAVPYFRIFNPIAQSKKFDPNGDYIRQWVNELAHLDNKVIHEPYSTKANLQLNYPKPIVDLKETRMKAIETFKSI, from the coding sequence ATGTCAAACGTAAATCAGCTTATTTGGTTTCGTCAGGATTTGAGAGTTCGGGATCATGCTGCGTTATGGCATTCTTGCCAACAAGGACCTTCAATTGGGTTAGTTATTTTGTCACCAGAACAATGGAAAATACATCACGATGCACCTATAAAAATTAATTTCTATTTACGTCAGCTTCAACAACTTAAAAAAGAATTAGAACAACTTAATATTCCACTTATTATTCAAGTCATTCCCTACTGGAAAGATATTGCAGATTATATTTGCGAACTCACACATCAACTTCATATTGAAAATGTTTACTCAAATATAGAAGTGGGCGTGAATGAATTAAAAAGAGATAAAACTGTACAGCAGGCTTTAAATCATCAAGGTAAAGAACTTTTTTTATTTCATGACCGTACGATTTTCCCTTTACGTTCCATTCGCAATCAGTCACAGCAACCCTATCAGGTTTTCGGTGCATTCAAAAAAGCATGCTATTCGAAGCTAGATATAAGCGGTTTGCCTCATTGCTATCCAATTCCTGAAAAGCAAAAAGCTAATCCAGACTGTTTTTCAAATATACAAAGTTTAGGTCTAGAAGATATTGAAGCTTTTTTTGACTCATCTATTTCTAAAGAGCAGCAAGACTTATGGCCGACTGGAGAAAATTTTGCTCTGGAGCAGCTCGACCTATTTATTGAAGATCATTTATCTGCCTATAAGTTAGAGCGTGACTTTCCAAATGCAAAAGGAACTAGCCAACTTTCACCCTATTTAAATCTTGGAATTTTGTCTATTCGTCAATGTTTACAAGCTCTTTTTCGAGCTGAACATGGCAACTTCCATCTGGCAAACGAAGGTCAGCAAACATGGTTAGATGAGCTTCTTTGGCGTGAATTTTATCAACATATTTTATTTGATTTTCCACATGTTTCTAAACACATTCCGTTTAAAAAAGATACTCAGAAAATTAAGTGGAATCATAATCCAGAGCACCTAACCGCATGGCAAAATGGCCAAACAGGTATACCGATTATTGATGCGGGCATGCGTCAGTTACAAAAAACAGGATGGATGCATAATCGAGTCCGCATGATTACCGCTATGTTTTTATGTAAAAACTTACTGATTGATTGGCGAATAGGTGAACAATGGTTTATGAAACACCTAATCGATGGTGATTTAGCAGCAAATAATGGTGGTTGGCAATGGTGTGCATCAACTGGAACTGATGCTGTACCTTATTTCCGAATTTTTAACCCTATTGCTCAATCTAAGAAATTTGACCCAAACGGAGACTACATTCGTCAATGGGTAAATGAATTAGCTCATTTAGACAATAAAGTGATTCATGAACCCTACTCAACTAAAGCGAACCTTCAGTTGAATTATCCAAAGCCAATTGTTGATTTGAAAGAAACTCGTATGAAAGCAATTGAAACTTTCAAGAGTATTTAG
- a CDS encoding NAD(P)/FAD-dependent oxidoreductase: MTQNLHHIVIVGGGAGGLELATQLGETFGKNRKAKITLVDQNLTHIWKPLLHEIAAGSLNPHEEQTNYFAHAEKHHYEFVLGTLVGVNKDKKLIELIPPQVSKDQQTHPQELSYDTLILALGSVSNDFNTTGVRENCHFLDSRKQADVFQQDLLHLYIEAQNQPNQRTLNIGIVGAGATGVELAAELIETTKNFYKYGLKKIHPNQVKITLIEASERILPALSDKTAEHSAEQLKKMGVEILTQHRVEKIDEHCIYFSNGSQLKSDITVWAAGVKAPKVLENFTDFKRDNINRLMVYATLQTYSDPNVFAFGDCAHCQLDARHPPLGPRAQVASQQASFLVDAIAARLNNRSQPMFTFNDKGSLVSLSRNKAVGELLGDVSVQGYIAKTMYVSLYRLHQATIHGYTQAGLLTMKDLLTRRVRPKIKLY; the protein is encoded by the coding sequence CGGTGAAACTTTTGGGAAAAATCGTAAAGCAAAGATTACATTGGTTGACCAAAACCTCACCCATATTTGGAAACCTTTGCTTCATGAAATCGCTGCTGGTTCTTTAAACCCACATGAAGAACAAACTAACTATTTTGCACATGCAGAAAAACATCATTATGAATTTGTGCTCGGAACATTAGTGGGAGTGAATAAAGATAAAAAGTTAATTGAGTTAATTCCTCCTCAAGTTTCTAAGGATCAACAAACTCATCCACAAGAGCTAAGTTATGACACACTTATTTTAGCGCTTGGTTCAGTATCAAATGACTTTAATACCACGGGTGTACGTGAAAACTGTCATTTTCTCGATAGCAGAAAGCAAGCCGATGTTTTCCAGCAAGATTTATTACATCTTTATATTGAAGCTCAAAATCAGCCAAATCAGCGGACTTTAAATATTGGAATCGTTGGTGCGGGAGCAACAGGTGTAGAACTTGCAGCCGAGTTAATTGAAACAACCAAAAACTTTTATAAATATGGCTTAAAAAAGATTCATCCCAACCAAGTTAAAATTACCCTTATTGAAGCCTCTGAGCGCATTTTACCTGCTCTAAGTGATAAAACTGCTGAACACAGTGCCGAGCAACTCAAGAAAATGGGCGTTGAAATTTTAACTCAACATCGCGTTGAAAAAATTGATGAACATTGCATCTATTTTAGTAATGGCAGTCAATTAAAAAGCGACATTACAGTTTGGGCGGCGGGTGTAAAAGCACCTAAAGTACTAGAAAATTTCACTGATTTTAAACGCGATAACATTAACCGTTTAATGGTCTATGCAACGTTGCAAACTTATTCTGATCCAAATGTTTTTGCTTTTGGTGACTGTGCTCATTGCCAACTTGATGCAAGACACCCTCCACTTGGCCCGCGTGCTCAAGTTGCAAGTCAACAAGCAAGCTTTTTAGTCGATGCTATCGCTGCCCGATTAAACAATCGTTCACAACCTATGTTCACGTTTAACGATAAAGGTTCTCTCGTGTCTTTAAGTCGTAATAAAGCCGTTGGAGAATTACTTGGTGATGTGAGTGTGCAAGGCTATATTGCAAAAACCATGTACGTATCTTTGTATCGTTTACATCAAGCAACGATTCATGGATACACTCAAGCTGGACTACTCACAATGAAAGATTTACTTACAAGACGCGTACGTCCAAAAATTAAGCTGTATTAA
- a CDS encoding peptidylprolyl isomerase — protein MTAIANNHVVSFHYKLTNAEGETLDQSQGEPLAYLHGAGNIIPGLENALAGKTVGEKFTVNVPAAEGYGEYNPDLVQEVPAQMFQGVENIQPGMQFQAQTDDGVQIVTVKAVEGDNIVVDANFPLAGQDLTFEVEIVEIREASEEELDHGHVHGAGGHHH, from the coding sequence ATGACTGCTATTGCAAATAACCACGTGGTTTCATTCCACTACAAATTAACAAACGCTGAGGGTGAAACACTTGATCAATCTCAAGGTGAACCACTTGCCTATTTGCACGGTGCAGGCAATATCATTCCTGGTCTAGAAAATGCATTAGCAGGTAAAACTGTTGGTGAAAAATTCACTGTTAATGTACCAGCAGCTGAAGGTTATGGCGAATACAACCCAGACCTAGTACAAGAAGTTCCAGCTCAAATGTTCCAAGGTGTTGAAAACATTCAACCTGGTATGCAATTCCAAGCTCAAACAGATGACGGCGTTCAGATCGTAACTGTTAAAGCTGTTGAAGGTGACAACATTGTTGTTGATGCTAACTTCCCACTTGCTGGTCAAGATTTAACTTTTGAAGTTGAAATCGTAGAAATCCGTGAAGCTTCTGAAGAAGAATTAGATCACGGTCATGTACACGGTGCAGGTGGTCACCACCACTAA